In Salinigranum marinum, one DNA window encodes the following:
- a CDS encoding DUF7545 family protein, whose amino-acid sequence MVETETYTIEGPGGDTEAIELPAGLVDVFAEQGEEPTDVVGDIVVQAFAQQAHVVVHHAEGDTPGDLEALNDEMERLFEERFGVSLADAMGHSH is encoded by the coding sequence ATGGTCGAAACCGAGACGTACACCATCGAAGGACCCGGCGGCGACACGGAAGCGATCGAACTCCCGGCCGGCCTCGTCGACGTGTTCGCCGAACAGGGCGAGGAACCGACCGACGTCGTCGGCGACATCGTCGTGCAGGCGTTCGCACAGCAGGCACACGTCGTCGTCCACCACGCCGAGGGCGACACCCCCGGCGACCTCGAGGCGCTCAACGACGAGATGGAGCGGCTCTTCGAGGAGCGCTTCGGCGTCTCGCTCGCCGACGCGATGGGCCACTCGCACTAG